The Pocillopora verrucosa isolate sample1 chromosome 14, ASM3666991v2, whole genome shotgun sequence genome has a segment encoding these proteins:
- the LOC131777708 gene encoding CUB domain-containing protein 2-like isoform X1: MASFWLVVAIGVASLTLATSDPCIPSGESIDASSGHISSPNFPNNYSVNRICTWNITVPGGKIIKLTFLNFTLVAGENDDCAGAADSSARVFITNVASHGGNPNDFKICGQKLPPPVYSEGNFIQVRFESRTGLVNKGFNATFEAIDGDSLCPTDMILSETSGSFSTPFNPRNFPFNQTCSWKIIGKQGYRVELTIPDYNLERCGGAACSCDYMEVQNSFSDQALPGKLCGTPRKIPVKFYSLHESLRVVFVSDDTNMDYDGFGATYKLLNYSPPICPKEAIPLSGSGKISSTNYPKSNYNASRDCTWNITAPADKIVKFTFTDFVLSECSTNCSDSSCSYVELYDGGSTSSPSLGRFCQGSSWNKTHFSTGNQLFVMFHPGQTVARGFEAEYSVSSRKPTTSPPTTETKLTSETATTGESSTTGGAASKKSLSTGAYVGIGIGSVAVLAVVFIAIRALRRQNGAHDVNTDGEPGSKYQGDYNPNAGQNSVYHAPNTGEHSYELGSFPNGGYAG; this comes from the exons ATGGCTTCGTTTTGGCTCGTCGTTGCTATTGGAG TTGCCTCCCTGACTCTGGCGACAAGTGATC CCTGCATCCCTTCTGGAGAATCCATCGATGCTTCAAGTGGTCACATTTCCAGCCCCAATTTTCCCAACAACTATAGCGTAAACAGAATTTGTACCTGGAATATCACGGTGCCCGGTGGGAAAATCATCAAACTGACCTTCTTGAACTTTACCCTGGTAGCAGGTGAAAACGATGACTGTGCTGGAGCGGCAGATAGTAGTGCCCGAGTCTTTATCACAAACGTTGCCTCTCATGGAGGAAATCCTAATGACTTTAAGATCTGTGGTCAAAAGCTTCCCCCTCCTGTGTACTCCGAGGGAAACTTCATTCAAGTGAGATTTGAATCTCGCACCGGCCTTGTAAACAAAGGGTTCAATGCAACCTTTGAGGCAATAGATGGAGATTCAC TGTGCCCAACAGATATGATCCTCAGTGAAACATCAGGTTCTTTCTCCACTCCCTTTAATCCAAGAAACTTTCCATTCAACCAGACATGTAGCTGGAAGATTATAGGGAAACAAGGATACCGTGTCGAGCTCACAATACCAGACTATAATCTTGAACGTTGCGGTGGCGCTGCTTGCTCGTGTGATTATATGGAAGTTCAGAATAGCTTCAGTGATCAAGCGCTGCCTGGAAAACTATGTGGTACACCAAGGAAAATTCCTGTAAAGTTCTATTCACTGCACGAAAGCCTGAGGGTGGTTTTTGTGTCCGATGATACAAACATGGATTATGACGGATTTGGggcaacttacaagctgttgaactacagtcctccaa tttgtcCCAAGGAAGCAATTCCTCTCTCAGGAAGCGGCAAAATAAGCAGCACAAACTACCCAAAGAGTAACTACAATGCGTCCAGAGATTGTACCTGGAACATTACCGCGCCAGCTGACAAAATTGTAAAGTTTACGTTTACTGACTTTGTATTGAGTGAATGTTCAACCAATTGTTCAGATTCAAGTTGTTCTTATGTGGAGCTTTATGATGGTGGGTCAACAAGTTCGCCTTCGCTAGGGCGATTTTGCCAGGGGTCGTCTTGGAATAAGACTCACTTCTCGACTGGAAACCAATTGTTTGTGATGTTCCATCCGGGACAAACAGTTGCTCGTGGATTTGAAGCAGAATATTCAGTATCTTCCCGCAAACCAACAACATCACCACCTACAACAGAAACGAAACTGACAAGTGAGACGGCAACGACCGGTGAATCAAGTACGACTGGTG GTGCAGCGTCCAAGAAATCTTTATCGACCGGCGCTTATGTAGGTATAGGGATTGGTTCGGTAGCTGTTCTCGCAGTCGTCTTCATTGCAATTCGTG CTTTAAGACGACAGAATGGCGCGCATGACGTGAACACAGACGGTGAACCGGGTAGTAAGTATCAAGGCGACTACAATCCTAATGCTGGGCAGAACTCTGTATACCATGCACCAAATACCGGGGAGCACTCCTACGAGTTGGGATCTTTCCCTAACGGAGGATATGCTGGTTAA
- the LOC131777708 gene encoding CUB domain-containing protein 2-like isoform X2: protein MITGWIVVSFSVASLTLATSDPCIPSGESIDASSGHISSPNFPNNYSVNRICTWNITVPGGKIIKLTFLNFTLVAGENDDCAGAADSSARVFITNVASHGGNPNDFKICGQKLPPPVYSEGNFIQVRFESRTGLVNKGFNATFEAIDGDSLCPTDMILSETSGSFSTPFNPRNFPFNQTCSWKIIGKQGYRVELTIPDYNLERCGGAACSCDYMEVQNSFSDQALPGKLCGTPRKIPVKFYSLHESLRVVFVSDDTNMDYDGFGATYKLLNYSPPICPKEAIPLSGSGKISSTNYPKSNYNASRDCTWNITAPADKIVKFTFTDFVLSECSTNCSDSSCSYVELYDGGSTSSPSLGRFCQGSSWNKTHFSTGNQLFVMFHPGQTVARGFEAEYSVSSRKPTTSPPTTETKLTSETATTGESSTTGGAASKKSLSTGAYVGIGIGSVAVLAVVFIAIRALRRQNGAHDVNTDGEPGSKYQGDYNPNAGQNSVYHAPNTGEHSYELGSFPNGGYAG from the exons ATGATCACAGGCTGGATCGTGGTCAGTTTTTCTG TTGCCTCCCTGACTCTGGCGACAAGTGATC CCTGCATCCCTTCTGGAGAATCCATCGATGCTTCAAGTGGTCACATTTCCAGCCCCAATTTTCCCAACAACTATAGCGTAAACAGAATTTGTACCTGGAATATCACGGTGCCCGGTGGGAAAATCATCAAACTGACCTTCTTGAACTTTACCCTGGTAGCAGGTGAAAACGATGACTGTGCTGGAGCGGCAGATAGTAGTGCCCGAGTCTTTATCACAAACGTTGCCTCTCATGGAGGAAATCCTAATGACTTTAAGATCTGTGGTCAAAAGCTTCCCCCTCCTGTGTACTCCGAGGGAAACTTCATTCAAGTGAGATTTGAATCTCGCACCGGCCTTGTAAACAAAGGGTTCAATGCAACCTTTGAGGCAATAGATGGAGATTCAC TGTGCCCAACAGATATGATCCTCAGTGAAACATCAGGTTCTTTCTCCACTCCCTTTAATCCAAGAAACTTTCCATTCAACCAGACATGTAGCTGGAAGATTATAGGGAAACAAGGATACCGTGTCGAGCTCACAATACCAGACTATAATCTTGAACGTTGCGGTGGCGCTGCTTGCTCGTGTGATTATATGGAAGTTCAGAATAGCTTCAGTGATCAAGCGCTGCCTGGAAAACTATGTGGTACACCAAGGAAAATTCCTGTAAAGTTCTATTCACTGCACGAAAGCCTGAGGGTGGTTTTTGTGTCCGATGATACAAACATGGATTATGACGGATTTGGggcaacttacaagctgttgaactacagtcctccaa tttgtcCCAAGGAAGCAATTCCTCTCTCAGGAAGCGGCAAAATAAGCAGCACAAACTACCCAAAGAGTAACTACAATGCGTCCAGAGATTGTACCTGGAACATTACCGCGCCAGCTGACAAAATTGTAAAGTTTACGTTTACTGACTTTGTATTGAGTGAATGTTCAACCAATTGTTCAGATTCAAGTTGTTCTTATGTGGAGCTTTATGATGGTGGGTCAACAAGTTCGCCTTCGCTAGGGCGATTTTGCCAGGGGTCGTCTTGGAATAAGACTCACTTCTCGACTGGAAACCAATTGTTTGTGATGTTCCATCCGGGACAAACAGTTGCTCGTGGATTTGAAGCAGAATATTCAGTATCTTCCCGCAAACCAACAACATCACCACCTACAACAGAAACGAAACTGACAAGTGAGACGGCAACGACCGGTGAATCAAGTACGACTGGTG GTGCAGCGTCCAAGAAATCTTTATCGACCGGCGCTTATGTAGGTATAGGGATTGGTTCGGTAGCTGTTCTCGCAGTCGTCTTCATTGCAATTCGTG CTTTAAGACGACAGAATGGCGCGCATGACGTGAACACAGACGGTGAACCGGGTAGTAAGTATCAAGGCGACTACAATCCTAATGCTGGGCAGAACTCTGTATACCATGCACCAAATACCGGGGAGCACTCCTACGAGTTGGGATCTTTCCCTAACGGAGGATATGCTGGTTAA